From the genome of Anoxybacillus amylolyticus, one region includes:
- the cmpA gene encoding cortex morphogenetic protein CmpA, whose translation MPTWLKNQMRRAYFEKNRYQIKLLNQCWFFYYKKHCS comes from the coding sequence ATGCCAACTTGGTTAAAAAATCAGATGCGGCGTGCTTATTTCGAAAAAAATCGCTATCAAATTAAATTACTAAATCAATGCTGGTTTTTTTACTATAAAAAGCACTGCTCGTAA
- a CDS encoding SprT family protein yields MEQNELQQLVETISWQFFQKPFRHQAIFNSRLRTTGGRYLLRSHNIEINPKHYETFGKEELISIIKHELCHYHLHLEGKGYRHRDRDFRELLQKVNAPRYCQPLPSRRKSVQPIYTYICVQCSFVYQRKRKVNTNRYVCGKCKGTLKIMESKFF; encoded by the coding sequence ATGGAACAAAATGAATTACAACAACTAGTAGAAACAATATCATGGCAGTTTTTCCAAAAGCCATTTCGCCATCAAGCAATATTTAATTCGCGGCTGCGCACAACAGGTGGGCGATATTTATTACGCTCGCATAACATCGAAATTAACCCGAAACATTACGAGACATTCGGTAAAGAAGAACTTATTTCGATTATTAAACACGAACTGTGTCATTACCATCTTCATTTAGAAGGGAAAGGATATCGTCATCGAGATCGTGACTTTCGGGAACTGTTACAGAAAGTGAACGCTCCTCGTTATTGCCAGCCACTGCCGAGCAGAAGAAAATCAGTTCAACCGATATATACATATATTTGTGTGCAATGCAGCTTTGTTTATCAAAGAAAAAGAAAAGTGAATACAAATCGTTACGTTTGCGGAAAATGTAAAGGGACGTTAAAAATAATGGAATCGAAATTTTTTTAA